A genome region from Hydrogenoanaerobacterium saccharovorans includes the following:
- a CDS encoding MGMT family protein, translating into MNFYEKVYQIVQMIPAGRVASYGQIALMAGNPKASRAVGYALHVNPLPGVIPCHRVVNREGRLAPGFAFGGQDEQKKLLEAEGVDVDDNGYVNMQLYAWNNANP; encoded by the coding sequence ATGAACTTTTACGAAAAAGTTTACCAAATCGTACAGATGATCCCTGCCGGCAGGGTAGCATCTTACGGGCAAATTGCTCTGATGGCCGGCAACCCAAAAGCATCCCGCGCTGTTGGCTATGCTTTGCATGTCAATCCGCTACCCGGTGTCATCCCCTGCCACCGCGTGGTAAACCGCGAGGGCAGGTTGGCACCCGGTTTTGCATTCGGCGGGCAGGACGAACAAAAAAAGCTGCTTGAAGCCGAAGGCGTGGATGTGGATGACAACGGTTACGTCAACATGCAGCTTTATGCGTGGAACAATGCCAATCCATAA